The proteins below come from a single Aptenodytes patagonicus chromosome 2, bAptPat1.pri.cur, whole genome shotgun sequence genomic window:
- the RAB5A gene encoding ras-related protein Rab-5A: MANRGATRPNGPNAGNKICQFKLVLLGESAVGKSSLVLRFVKGQFHEFQESTIGAAFLTQTVCLDDTTVKFEIWDTAGQERYHSLAPMYYRGAQAAIVVYDITNEESFARAKNWVKELQRQASPNIVIALAGNKADLANKRAVDFQEAQAYADDNSLLFMETSAKTSMNVNEIFMAIAKKLPKNEPQNAGASSARGRGVDLTEPTQPPKSQCCSN, translated from the exons ATGGCTAATCGAGGTGCAACAAGACCCAATGGGCcaaatgctggaaataaaatttgCCAGTTCAAACTAGTACTTTTAGGAGAGTCTGCAGTTGGCAAATCAAGTTTGGTGCTTCGTTTTGTAAAAGGACAGTTTCATGAGTTTCAAGAAAGTACAATTGGAG CTGCTTTTCTAACCCAGACTGTATGTCTCGACGATACAACGGTAAAATTTGAAATTTGGGATACAGCTGGGCAAGAGCGGTACCACAGTTTAGCACCTATGTACTACAGAGGAGCGCAAGCAGCTATAGTGGTATACGACATTACAAATGAG GAGTCGTTTGCCAGAGCGAAAAACTGGGTCAAAGAACTTCAGCGACAAGCAAGTCCTAACATTGTAATAGCTTTAGCAGGAAACAAAGCTGATCTAGCTAACAAGAGAGCTGTGGATTTCCAG GAAGCACAGGCTTATGCAGATGACAACAGCTTATTGTTCATGGAGACGTCTGCCAAAACATCTATGAACGTAAATGAAATATTCATGGCAATTG CAAAAAAATTGCCTAAGAATGAACCACAGAATGCAGGAGCCAGCTCTGCTAGAGGAAGAGGAGTAGACCTTACTGAACCCACGCAACCACCCAAGAGTCAATGTTGtagtaactaa
- the PP2D1 gene encoding protein phosphatase 2C-like domain-containing protein 1: MTWEERSQDKTNPPDFELSRDEEDYLEKVTIARENDDSKRISIFCSACQQTIYPYHLLYHKKTHKALTLLGFASPQRKTDNKTLLTQRQKLISKLTKIPKYSETYRQKIDYSFEFLMDNHTPTSYCNLANINNPSTFKEVNNSLIKALAICQDKNSTWQGDMEDRFIVLNNYGNRSDTCFLGLVDGSHGVTAAETVAAELPLLLLDQLAQTDSSYKKSKDEQQILDSFATVIKADYREKEKIFSEKPGNDETDKTNTYEWIHKAYAKSFWRMDRLLRLGRNEVSKVRWSGCSVVTCLVERIPSEETDGTEEDERKHSENTTHSPSARTAKGVAGLLHIANIGNAHAVLCKNGKSHCLSKEHSTSNVSERERILQNGGNISINEPDGLVEGYLRTTRGLGHHGDPVLKRSVIPVPHTVSVPIDDTCQFLILASNGLWEVLDYNEVLALTLTTFTRYLRMYESVQQNGTSPYVCQYLMPLTEDNLNDSKAIKDLQNGIEILYSNTDIFLTDSKGNLKQNKPKCSRTNYLQTEDGVPKETDDHKNQADPELSVFSNNEVNSQNREIKESNSSTKGSSEELKRFQDRKVYLCNSFQPQSQTAVQEETDTDTFCARGPSCTHKQLPENVLAIGSKDMKQPPKDIKACLSNYDSGLQLAEKIDCKIFCDKLASYAGQELLKTVSPVGSKPLPQSEEDTKMYPSNCKSQTAGRGRVTAETLYDNAASYVSEQLVKTALAAGSRDNITVLIVLLNGCNKIPNYLNI, translated from the exons AGGAAGATTATCTGGAGAAAGTCACAATTGCACGTGAGAACGATGATTCCAAGCGCATTTCAATTTTTTGCTCTGCATGTCAACAAACAATATATCCATACCACCTTCTTtatcataaaaaaacccacaaagcccTAACTTTGCTGGGCTTTGCTAGCCCACAAAGAAAGACTGACAACAAAACACTTTTGACTCAGAGACAGAAACTAATTTCAAAATTGACCAAGATTCCTAAATATTCTGAGACATATAGGCAGAAAATTGATTATTCATTTGAATTCCTTATGGATAATCACACTCCTACATCATATTGTAATCTTGCTAATATTAACAATCCCAGCACTTTTAAGGAAGTAAATAATTCTTTAATAAAAGCATTAGCAATTTGCCAAGATAAAAATTCCACATGGCAGGGAGACATGGAAGACAGATTCATTGTGCTCAACAACTATGGAAATAGGTCAGATACGTGTTTTCTGGGGTTAGTTGATGGCTCTCACGGTGTgacagctgcagaaacagttgCAGCAGAGCTTCCGCTTTTACTTCTTGACCAGCTTGCTCAAACGGATTCCTCCTACAAAAAGAGTAAGGATGAACAGCAAATTCTAGATTCTTTCGCCACAGTAATCAAGGCAGAttacagggaaaaagagaagattttcTCTGAGAAACCAGGCAATGACGAGACCGACAAGACCAATACTTATGAATGGATTCACAAAGCGTATGCCAAGTCCTTCTGGAGAATGGATAGACTTTTACGACTGGGAAGGAATGAGGTTTCCAAAGTTCGCTGGAGTGGCTGTTCAGTGGTTACCTGTTTGGTGGAAAGAATCCCCAGCGAAGAGACAGATGGCACCGAGGAAGAcgaaagaaaacattctgaaaacacCACGCATAGTCCATCAGCCAGGACAGCCAAAGGCGTTGCTGGGTTACTGCACATCGCTAATATAG GTAATGCACATGCAGTCTTATGTAAAAATGGAAAGAGTCACTGCCTCTCAAAAGAGCACAGCACTTCTAACGTAAGCGAGAGAGAACGCATACTTCAGAATGGTGGAAACATCAGCATTAATGAACCAGACGGATTAGTAGAGGGGTACCTGAGAACTACAAGGGGTCTTGGACATCACGGAGATCCAGTACTGAAAAGATCTGTTATACCTGTACCTCATACTGTATCTGTCCCTATTGATGATACTTGTCAGTTTCTTATTTTAGCTTCTAATGGGCTTTGGGAGGTTTTGGATTACAATGAAGTACTTGCATTAACTTTAACAACATTCACTCGTTATTTGAGAATGTATGAAAGTGTTCAACAAAACGGAACTTCTCCATATGTGTGTCAGTATTTGATGCCCCTCACTGAAGATAACTTAAATGACTCAAAGGCTATTAAAGATCTGCAAAATGGAATAGAGATACTGTATTCCAATACGGACATTTTTCTCACTGACTCAAAAGGCAACCTGAAACAAAATAAGCCAAAATGTTCTAGGACGAACTATTTGCAAACTGAAGATGGAGTTCCTAAGGAAACTGATGACCACAAAAATCAAGCTGATCCAGAACTGTCTGTTTTCAGTAACAATGAAGTAAATTCacagaacagagaaataaaagagtCCAACTCTAGCACAAAAGGTAGCTCTGAAGAACTGAAACGGTTTCAGGACAGAAAAGTTTATCTATGTAACAGTTTTCAGCCACAGTCACAGACTGCAGTGCAAGAAGAAACAGACACTGACACTTTCTGTGCCAGAGGTCCAAGTTGCACCCATAAACAGCTGCCAGAGAATGTACTGGCAATAGGGTCTAAAGACATGAAACAGCCCCCAAAAGATATAAAAGCATGCCTATCTAATTATGACTCAGGTCTACAACTCGCAGAAAAAATAGACTGTAAGATATTTTGTGACAAACTTGCCAGTTATGCTGGTCAAGAACTGCTAAAGACTGTATCACCAGTGGGTTCTAAACCACTACCACAGTCTGAAGAGGACACAAAAATGTACCCGTCCAATTGCAAATCACAAACTGCAGGAAGAGGCAGAGTCACCGCTGAGACACTCTATGACAACGCAGCAAGCTACGTTAGTGAACAGCTGGTAAAGACTGCATTAGCTGCAGGTTCAAGAGATAATATTACTGTTTTGATTGTACTTCTAAATGGATGCAATAAGATACCCAATTACctcaatatttaa